Proteins encoded within one genomic window of Saccharomyces paradoxus chromosome V, complete sequence:
- the PCM1 gene encoding phosphoacetylglucosamine mutase PCM1 (Essential N-acetylglucosamine-phosphate mutase~similar to YEL058W) encodes MKIDYELLRKLYVDTCRTKNVQYSYGTAGFRTQAKDLDTVMFTTGILAILRSLKLQGQYVGVMITASHNPYQDNGVKIVEPDGSMLLATWEPYAMQLANAASFAANFEEFRAELVKLIEHEKIDLNTTIVPHIVVGRDSRESSPYLLRCLTSTMASVYHAQVLDLGCVTTPQLHYITDLSNKRKREGDAAPVATEQDYYSFFIGAFNELFTTYQLEKRLSVPKLFIDTANGIGGPQLKKLLASNDWVVPTDQIEVINDRSDVPKLLNFECGADYVKTNQRLPKGLSPFSSDSLYCSFDGDADRVVFYYVDSESKFHLLDGDKISTLFAKFLSKQLELAQLEHSLKIGVVQTAYANGSSTTYIKDTLHCPVSCTKTGVKHLHHEAATQYDIGIYFEANGHGTIIFSEKFHRILKSELSKSNGDTLALRTLKCFSGLINQTVGDAISDMLAVLATLAILKMSPMDWDKEYTDLPNKLVKCIVPDRSIFETTDQERKLLNPVGLQAKIDLAVAKYPMGRSFVRASGTEDAVRVYAECQDSSKLDQFCNEVVEHVKASA; translated from the coding sequence ATGAAGATTGATTACGAGCTATTGCGCAAACTCTACGTTGATACATGCCGCACAAAGAATGTGCAGTACAGTTACGGTACGGCCGGATTCAGAACACAGGCTAAGGATTTGGACACGGTCATGTTCACCACTGGTATACTGGCGATTCTCAGGTCGCTGAAGTTGCAAGGTCAGTACGTCGGTGTCATGATCACGGCATCGCACAACCCCTACCAGGACAATGGAGTCAAGATCGTGGAGCCAGACGGATCGATGCTTTTGGCCACGTGGGAGCCATATGCCATGCAGTTGGCCAATGCGGCGTCTTTTGCTGCTAATTTCGAAGAATTTCGTGCTGAGCTAGTTAAGTTGATCGAACACGAAAAGATTGATTTGAATACAACCATCGTGCCACACATCGTGGTTGGAAGAGACTCTAGGGAAAGTAGTCCTTACCTGTTGCGCTGCTTGACGTCCACCATGGCCAGCGTCTACCACGCGCAGGTCTTGGATTTGGGATGTGTCACTACGCCTCAATTGCATTACATTACCGATTTGTCCAACAAGCGGAAGCGGGAAGGGGACGCTGCGCCAGTTGCCACAGAACAGGACTATTATTCGTTCTTTATTGGAGCCTTCAACGAACTTTTCACCACGTATCAATTGGAGAAGAGACTGTCTGTCCCAAAATTGTTCATAGATACAGCTAATGGTATCGGTGGTCCgcagttgaaaaaattactgGCCTCCAACGACTGGGTTGTGCCAACGGACCAAATCGAGGTTATTAATGACAGGTCCGATGTTCCGAAATTATTGAACTTCGAGTGTGGGGCGGATTATGTGAAGACCAACCAGAGATTACCGAAGGGTCTTTCCCCATTCTCGTCTGACTCGCTATATTGTTCCTTTGATGGTGATGCAGACAGAGTCGTCTTCTACTATGTTGACTCTgaatcaaaatttcatttgttGGATGGTGACAAAATTTCCACCTTGTTTGCCAAATTCCTGTCTAAACAACTAGAACTGGCTCAGTTGGAAcattctttgaaaattggTGTTGTGCAAACGGCATATGCGAACGGTAGTTCCACTACATACATCAAAGATACGTTGCACTGTCCTGTATCGTGCACTAAGACAGGTGTTAAACATTTGCACCATGAAGCCGCCACCCAGTACGACATTGGTATTTATTTCGAAGCAAATGGCCATGGTACGATTATATTCAGCGAAAAGTTTCATCGAATTCTGAAATCTGAGTTATCAAAGTCAAATGGTGATACGTTGGCTTTGAGAACTTTAAAGTGTTTTTCTGGATTGATTAATCAGACTGTGGGTGATGCTATTTCTGATATGTTGGCTGTCCTTGCCACTTTGGCAATTCTAAAAATGTCACCAATGGATTGGGATAAAGAGTATACGGATTTGCCCAACAAGTTGGTTAAGTGCATTGTTCCTGACAGATCAATTTTCGAAACAACTGAtcaggaaagaaaattgctAAATCCAGTGGGGTTGCAGGCCAAGATAGACCTCGCGGTAGCCAAGTATCCCATGGGAAGAAGCTTTGTTAGAGCCAGTGGTACTGAAGATGCGGTGAGGGTTTATGCGGAATGTCAGGACTCCTCTAAGTTAGATCAGTTTTGTAACGAAGTTGTGGAGCACGTCAAGGCATCTGCCTGA
- the RPL12A gene encoding 60S ribosomal protein uL11 (Ribosomal 60S subunit protein L12A~similar to YEL054C), whose amino-acid sequence MPPKFDPNEVKYLYLRAVGGEVGASAALAPKIGPLGLSPKKVGEDIAKATKEFKGIKVTVQLKIQNRQAAASVVPSASSLVITALKEPPRDRKKDKNVKHSGNIQLDEIIEIARQMRDKSFGRTLASVTKEILGTAQSVGCRVDFKNPHDIIEGINAGEIEIPEN is encoded by the coding sequence ATGCCTCCAAAGTTTGATCCTAATGAAGTTAAATACTTGTACCTAAGAGCCGTTGGTGGTGAAGTCGGTGCTTCCGCTGCTTTGGCTCCAAAGATTGGTCCCTTGGGTCTATCGCCAAAGAAGGTCGGTGAAGATATTGCTAAGGCCACCAAAGAATTCAAGGGTATCAAGGTTACTGTCCAATTGAAGATCCAAAACAGACAAGCTGCCGCCTCTGTTGTCCCATCTGCTTCCTCTTTGGTCATCACCGCTTTGAAGGAACCACCAAGAGACAGAAAGAAGGATAAGAACGTCAAGCACAGTGGTAACATTCAATTGGatgaaatcattgaaattGCTAGACAAATGAGAGACAAATCCTTCGGTAGAACTTTGGCTTCCGTTACTAAGGAAATCTTGGGTACTGCTCAATCTGTCGGCTGTCGTGTTGACTTCAAGAATCCCCATGATATCATTGAAGGCATCAATGCTGGTGAAATCGAGATTCCagaaaattag
- the POL5 gene encoding DNA-directed DNA polymerase (DNA Polymerase phi~similar to YEL055C), which yields MTGKVNRDLFFKLASDLREERLHAAVALIEDLSALDLPSDAEEWSYVLNRLIKGLASDRNSARLGFSLCLTEVINLAVNMPSGQRPKGLESANDFLSTLSTILDVNLNESNKKSIKGKEERGILFGKLFGLKSLLNEPLFSETFVKDLKKGNTEFFIRFAEQLIDLALKKNWIKEPCFFTLFQTMKMLLPFMNENTAVKILLIYDKYNLTLTNEGLSTYLLLKYEGDESLIPSVLDLKNSAWKDNDPLARGNLPLLTKVLRDSSVIPDNNGNSKDTKKQKNTNWNPRLHYVWSALLPLFGNEKLENTDHISKKRKKTSNKKAQNSIQFPEFWKMAVDESFFNEKASSERKYLGFLIIDATFKTIPGSYIGFCFSQNVMRTLINQSIDSQRALNKIAQITLDSIVKACEEDPLNKLVPCLNAMLFGPHGSVNFDKLTKSGTVSKLITIKELPSTIFAQLLDVFLLQLQEKKGDLSHTHFILDSILHIIRAHKVEINDMDIMKPVLTPIVYMAFFRHTPDDQKLEQLHEVAKERLYSILGELTINKEIRSKDPQINSWQYLTLKLILDMEKSHTGDLINPLDENLEKTKNEAISSLTEICRSRTAQSWGLSTLLSMCLIQLYAGETDSISVIEELCEFSKRENNSMVGITEILLSLLAQKKALLKKLSLIIWQQFIEEVGLEELQILLDILKARENKQGFAQLFEGEDEFEEIKEEESASENESKTESESESESDSDDADEKDEEDEANEDVVNIDKEATSALVKALNLPDNIVNDKGEVDMDQLEGLSDDDEDDEDEESMDDEKMMELDDQLSEIFKRRKEALSNISTGNQRKVEVKQSRENVISFKHRVVDMLTVYVKYCEKLTIANKGEGSADLTSPLSKLVYFIIPMLKCINETLDKPLADKISKLLKGKIFKIKVTAFKDMDKKIELMDLLKSTHKVMLTSKPGQHAAIFYSACSTSSLFLSKIYVEIGGNDKLDELIDLYTATTKEWMQKGKFGANVFIDFINWLSSKKQSVANKK from the coding sequence atgaccGGGAAAGTCAACAGagaccttttttttaaactaGCTTCTGATCTTCGAGAAGAACGTCTACATGCAGCTGTCGCCTTAATAGAGGACTTATCCGCATTAGATTTGCCCAGCGATGCAGAAGAATGGTCTTACGTATTGAATCGTTTGATTAAAGGTTTGGCGTCTGATAGAAATAGCGCGAGGTTAggattttctttatgttTGACGGAGGTAATCAATTTAGCTGTTAATATGCCATCAGGTCAACGTCCAAAAGGCTTAGAATCAGCGAACGACTTCTTGAGCACATTGTCAACTATTTTAGACGTTAATCTTAATGAGagcaataaaaaatccATAAAGGGCAAAGAGGAGCGTGGAATTTTATTTGGGAAGTTATTTGGTTTGAAATCTTTATTGAATGAACCTTTATTCTCAGAAACCTTTGTTAAAGATTTAAAAAAGGGAAACACCGAATTTTTTATACGATTTGCAGAACAACTAATCGACCTGGctctaaagaaaaactggaTTAAAGAACCATGCTTCTTTACCCTTTTCCAGACCATGAAAATGCTGTTACCTTTTATGAATGAAAATACCGCCGTAAAAATTCTTCTGATATATGATAAATATAATTTGACACTAACGAATGAGGGATTGTCGACTTATTTGTTGCTGAAATATGAGGGTGATGAAAGTCTAATTCCTTCTGTGCtagatttgaaaaactcaGCTTGGAAAGATAACGATCCTTTGGCAAGAGGGAACCTACCTCTTTTAACAAAAGTTTTGAGAGACTCTTCTGTAATTCCAGATAACAATGGAAATTCGAAAGACAcgaaaaagcaaaaaaacACGAATTGGAACCCAAGGCTGCATTATGTTTGGAGTGCTTTGTTACCATTGTttggtaatgaaaaattggagaaTACCGACcatatttcaaagaaaaggaagaaaaccAGCAATAAAAAGGCTCAAAATTCTATTCAGTTTCCAGAGTTTTGGAAAATGGCCGTGGACGaatcattttttaatgaaaaagcTTCTAGCGAACGAAAATATTTAGGCTTTCTAATAATCGATGCAACTTTCAAAACAATTCCCGGCTCTTATATCGGCTTTTGCTTCAGCCAAAATGTTATGAGAACCTTGATCAACCAATCCATAGATTCACAAAGAGCTTTGAATAAGATTGCTCAAATAACGTTAGACTCCATCGTGAAGGCGTGTGAAGAAGATCCTTTGAACAAACTAGTACCCTGTCTAAATGCGATGTTATTCGGTCCTCACGGTTCCGTAAATTTTGATAAGTTAACAAAATCTGGCACCGTCTCCAAACTTATTACAATTAAAGAACTGCCTTCGACTATTTTTGCCCAATTGCTCGATGTGTTTTTACTACAGTTgcaggaaaaaaagggagaCTTGTCTCATACACattttattcttgattCCATACTTCATATAATCCGTGCGCATAAAGTTGAAATCAATGACATGGACATAATGAAGCCCGTGCTGACGCCGATCGTATATATGGCATTCTTCAGACATACACCTGATGATCAGAAGTTAGAACAGCTGCACGAAGTGGCCAAAGAAAGGCTTTATTCAATCCTGGGCGAGTTGACAATCAACAAAGAAATACGTTCCAAAGACCCCCAAATAAACTCATGGCAGTATCTGACATTAAAGTTAATACTGGACATGGAAAAATCCCATACAGGAGATCTAATCAATCCACTTGACGaaaatttagaaaagacaaaaaacGAAGCTATATCTTCCTTGACTGAAATCTGCAGGTCGAGAACTGCTCAATCTTGGGGTCTAAGCACATTGTTATCTATGTGCTTAATACAGTTATATGCGGGCGAAACTGATTCTATTTCTGTGATCGAAGAACTTTGCGAGTTTTCCAAACGCGAGAATAACTCGATGGTAGGTATCACTGAAATATTACTATCACTTTTAGCCCAGAAAAAGGCCTTACTCAAGAAGTTGAGTTTAATAATTTGGCAGCAATTTATCGAAGAGGTTGGGTTGGAAGAATTACAAATTTTGTTAGATATTTTAAAAGCAAGAGAAAACAAGCAAGGTTTTGCTCAGCTATTCGAAGGAgaagatgaatttgaagaaatcaaagaagaagaaagtgcTAGTGAAAATGAATCGAAAACTGAAAGCGAAAGCGAAAGTGAGAGTGATAGCGATGATGCTGATGAaaaagacgaagaagatgaggCGAATGAAGATGTTGTGAATATCGATAAAGAAGCCACAAGCGCCTTGGTGAAAGCGTTAAATTTACCTGATAACATAGTCAATGATAAAGGGGAAGTTGACATGGATCAACTTGAAGGACTttctgatgatgacgaagacgatgaagacgaagaatccatggatgatgaaaaaatgatgGAATTAGATGATCAGTTATCCGAAATTTTCAAACGTCGTAAAGAAGCGTTATCGAACATATCTACTGGAAATCAGAGGAAAGTAGAGGTGAAACAATCTAGGGAAAATGTTATCTCGTTCAAGCATAGAGTTGTCGATATGTTAACCGTTTATGTCAAATACTGTGAAAAATTGACTATTGCTAATAAAGGTGAAGGTTCTGCCGACCTAACAAGCCCATTGAGCAAGCTGGTCTATTTTATTATCCCAATGCTGAAGTGTATCAATGAGACTCTTGATAAGCCACTTGCGGACAAAATTTCTAAATTGTTGAAGGGTAAGATATTCAAGATAAAAGTAACTGCATTTAAAGACAtggacaaaaaaattgaacttATGGACTTATTGAAATCAACACACAAGGTGATGCTGACTTCTAAGCCTGGTCAGCATGCCGCAATATTCTATTCAGCGTGCTCGACCAGTTCACTATTTTTGAGTAAAATATATGTTGAGATCGGTGGTAACGATAAGCTTGACGAATTGATTGACTTGTACACTGCAACTACCAAAGAGTGGAtgcaaaaaggaaaatttgGAGCCAACGTTTTCATcgattttatcaattggttatcttcaaaaaagcAAAGTGTAGCGAATAAGAAATAA
- the MAK10 gene encoding Mak10p (Non-catalytic subunit of N-terminal acetyltransferase of the NatC type~similar to YEL053C) yields the protein MEVDNILGSLSITDDFDQLVDVTSLFDELCSKLKPEAIVKDPKFDLFEGTHSLEVNNSKLDSSLIELTAEEIEFDVNVAYEPPLANVTAISDRLLRCVISWLNDYQTLPTTVLSCRYTESLLSSLVKGTTAGPSWCTGNVLYDKALGSCVLGVCYLTKFVQRLLSAGIVFEEEDLNFNGMGFNTFDNLPEQGVIINTLTESLQLLEINSDDSLHLTMLKHILKIILCLVHLEDHLTDYSTETTHLDELIENVHMVNGILPQLQLSPPKGAFSTYIQKHRSNQFPPRKITKLPTDYSGFITLANDIKTILLVGEAESALETYQFARFFNKLKQRHVIARILFPLIFIRDDRTVLGKFSYTQFYSLHVKEFSAQTPSKLLSSIGNELIQESSNILLEWYQNCSQNTCRYRQGFNRQLILWDSLQAQFESVDSQIYCSWTYFMKLSSMIEFSLKGFDLDIYKPFEAYSMFWYVYYLSHHLETLLKESQNDIESNINAIHSMNKKLKKLKAGEKKDQLRLKYRFAMDNEMEHLQTTKQFLNYLLKEISITKSLCLVEVFQFAILKSFGLIDNKNSIASKFSDERLIHNLRFKPFNSIGVPELPEYEVFQQTLKDFIIEEKGAAFDIKLERATAFIETEVRNVVNSIDEIMQGIKGGDNNGVLVTGTRLVQELSLEYYSKLKHTSKALAVNSKVIVSTLKKSVENKVSHEYKMELIHTTEGWNYFPVQTLRMKQNRYK from the coding sequence ATGGAAGTAGACAATATATTAGGTTCTTTAAGTATAACCGATGATTTTGACCAATTGGTCGACGTTACAAGTCTCTTTGATGAACTGTGTTCAAAGTTAAAACCAGAGGCTATCGTGAAAGATCCCAAGTTTGATCTGTTCGAAGGCACACATTCTTTAGAGGTCAACAACTCCAAACTAGATTCCAGTCTTATAGAATTGACCGCCGAAGAAATAGAATTTGATGTGAACGTGGCATATGAACCACCGTTGGCAAATGTAACAGCCATATCAGATAGGTTACTTAGATGTGTTATATCATGGCTGAATGACTATCAGACTTTACCTACGACTGTATTGAGCTGTAGGTATACGGAAAGCTTATTATCGTCATTAGTTAAGGGAACAACTGCCGGTCCGTCGTGGTGTACAGGGAATGTCCTGTACGATAAAGCACTTGGAAGTTGCGTACTTGGAGTTTGTTATTTGACTAAATTTGTGCAGAGACTCTTGAGTGCTGGCATTGTatttgaagaggaagatttgaattttaatGGCATGGGGTTTAATACATTTGATAATTTGCCGGAACAAGGCGTTATTATCAATACGCTCACCGAGAGCCTCCAATTATTAGAGATAAATTCTGATGATAGTTTACATTTAACTATGCTGAAACATATACTAAAAATTATACTTTGCTTAGTCCACTTAGAAGACCATTTGACAGACTATTCGACAGAAACAACACACCTAGATGAGTTAATCGAAAACGTTCATATGGTAAATGGTATACTTCCGCAATTACAATTGTCTCCACCAAAGGGCGCATTCTCTACATACATACAAAAACACAGGTCTAATCAATTCCCTCCCAGGAAGATTACTAAATTACCCACGGATTATAGCGGTTTCATTACGCTGGCAAATGATATCAAAACAATACTCCTTGTAGGCGAAGCTGAATCTGCGTTGGAAACTTACCAGTTTGCgagatttttcaacaaattgaagCAAAGGCATGTTATTGCAAGGATCTTGTTCCCCTTGATTTTCATTAGAGACGACAGAACCGTCTTGGGTAAATTTTCATATACTCAATTTTATTCCCTACATGTCAAGGAATTTTCAGCACAAACTCCATCAAAACTCCTATCCTCTATAGGCAATGAACTTATCCAAGAGAGCTCCAATATTCTTTTAGAATGGTACCAAAACTGCTCCCAAAACACATGTAGATATAGACAGGGTTTCAACAGGCAACTCATACTATGGGATTCTCTTCAAGCCCAGTTTGAAAGCGTCGACTCGCAAATTTACTGTTCGTGGACATATTTTATGAAATTATCAAGTATGATCGAATTCTCCTTAAAGGGGTTTGACTTAGATATTTATAAACCCTTTGAAGCATACTCTATGTTTTGGTatgtttattatttaagtCATCACTTGGAAACCTTGTTGAAGGAGTCTCaaaatgatattgaatCAAATATTAATGCCATTCATTCCATGAataaaaaactgaaaaaattgaaagctggtgaaaagaaggacCAGTTGAGGTTGAAATACAGATTTGCCATGGACAATGAAATGGAACATTTACAGACCACCAAACAATTTTTAAACTATCTTTTGAAGGAGATTAGCATCACCAAATCTTTATGCTTGGTAGaggtttttcaatttgcAATTTTAAAGTCATTTGGTTTAATAGACAACAAAAATAGTATTgcctcaaaattttctgatgaACGGTTAATTCATAATTTGAGATTCAAGCCATTTAATTCAATTGGTGTCCCTGAGTTACCAGAATATGAAGTCTTCCAACAAACTTTGAAGGATTTtatcattgaagaaaaaggtgCTGCGTTTGATATAAAACTAGAAAGAGCTACTGCCTTTATCGAAACTGAAGTACGGAATGTCGTTAATTCTATTGATGAGATAATGCAAGGAATCAAGGGAGGGGATAATAACGGCGTTCTGGTGACAGGAACAAGATTGGTTCAAGAGCTTTCTCTGGAGTACTATTCCAAGCTAAAACACACTTCTAAAGCATTAGCAGTCAATTCAAAAGTTATCGTCAgcactttgaaaaagagcGTTGAAAACAAGGTCTCCCACGAATACAAGATGGAATTAATTCACACGACAGAAGGATGGAACTACTTTCCTGTACAAACCTTGAGAATGAAGCAAAACCGCTATAAATGA
- the SDD1 gene encoding Sdd1p (similar to YEL057C): MANDGIQRNDNRKAFKTVQFSAYSKEIDIIMKKISFLERNITQQLDTLPHFPETLSPSHKDCVSRKNRTRGSWSNQLKNLLGIYSRDEIISLDNLAATLHDQVLKLQATLFPNAILKQVHLDNDNIENKRILKEITYEYFSKENCREGDKFGAFIVKRIFFGDLSLGISILVNHTTFESATSSIIAVKSSFIENDFFYEDYLIFDCRVKRRKKLKRKILFISTTMNFNYQTKV, from the coding sequence atgGCAAATGATGGGATTCAGAGGAACGACAATAGGAAAGCCTTTAAAACTGTACAGTTTTCTGCTTACTCTAAAGAGATTGACattataatgaaaaaaatatcattctTGGAAAGAAACATTACCCAACAACTAGACACTCTTCCTCATTTTCCAGAAACTTTATCACCAAGTCATAAAGACTGTGTAAGTAGAAAGAACAGGACAAGAGGAAGTTGGAGTAATCAGCTGAAAAACTTATTAGGCATTTACTCCAGGGACGAAATTATTAGTTTGGATAATTTAGCTGCAACGTTGCATGACCAAGTTCTAAAGTTACAGGCTACACTTTTCCCCAATGCCATACTAAAACAGGTTCATCTTGATAACGATAAcatagaaaataaaagaattttaaaagaaattacATACGAATATTTTTCTAAGGAAAACTGCAGAGAGGGAGATAAATTCGGAGCATTCATCgtaaaaagaattttttttggtgacTTATCACTCGGGATTTCCATACTAGTCAACCATACAACTTTTGAATCGGCCACATCGTCCATAATAGCAGTGAAAAGttctttcattgaaaatgatttcttttatgAAGACTATTTGATTTTCGATTGTAGAGTGAAACgacgaaaaaaattgaagaggaaaatcTTGTTCATTTCCACTACCATGAATTTTAATTACCAAACCAAAGTCTAA
- the HAT2 gene encoding Hat2p (Subunit of the Hat1p-Hat2p histone acetyltransferase complex~similar to YEL056W), with protein MENQEKPLSVDEEYDLWKSNVPLMYDFVSETRLTWPSLTVQWLPTPVQESDGGFIKQELIIGTHTSGEEGNYLKFAEINLPKEILNNEDSQEEAEENDQVSLPPPRSNIRITAKYEHEEEITRARYMPQDPNVVATINGQGTVFLYSRSEGLQSTLKFHKDNGYALSFNTLVKGQLLSGSDDHTVALWDVGSSGDSIKPTRTWNDLHSDIINDIKWHNFNKDLFGTVSEDSLLKINDVRADNTTIDTVKCPQPFNTLAFSHHSSNLLAAAGMDSYVYLYDLRNMSEPLHHMSGHEDAVTNLEFSTHVDGVVVSSGSDNRLIMWDLKQIGAEQTPDDAEDGVPELIMVHAGHRSSVNDFDLNPQIPWLVASAEEENILQVWKCSHSLPIVGGLPKVNKDIIS; from the coding sequence ATGGAAAATCAGGAGAAACCGCTTTCTGTAGACGAAGAGTACGATTTATGGAAATCTAATGTTCCATTAATGTATGACTTTGTTAGCGAGACGCGTTTAACATGGCCATCTTTAACGGTCCAGTGGCTTCCTACACCTGTTCAAGAGTCAGATGGTGGTTTCATCAAACAAGAATTAATCATTGGTACGCACACCTCTGGTGAAGAAGGGAACTATTTGAAGTTCGCCGAAATTAATCTACCgaaggaaattttaaataatgaagattcacaagaagaagcagaagaaaacgaTCAGGTCTCCCTGCCTCCTCCAAGGTCGAATATAAGGATTACTGCTAAATATGAGcacgaagaagaaatcactAGAGCCCGATATATGCCTCAAGACCCTAATGTTGTCGCCACTATAAACGGACAAGGCACTGTTTTCCTCTATTCTCGCTCAGAAGGTCTCCAGTCGACACTAAAATTTCATAAAGATAACGGTTACGCTTTGTCGTTTAATACTTTGGTCAAAGGACAATTGCTTTCCGGCTCAGATGATCATACTGTCGCCCTTTGGGATGTAGGAAGTAGCGGTGATTCTATAAAACCGACACGAACATGGAATGATTTACATTCTGATATCATCAATGATATTAAATGGCACAACTTCAATAAAGATTTGTTCGGCACTGTCTCAGAAGACtctcttttgaaaataaatgacGTCAGGGCAGACAACACCACTATCGATACTGTGAAATGTCCGCAACCTTTCAACACATTAGCATTTAGTCATCATTCTTCAAACCTCCTCGCGGCCGCAGGCATGGACTCATATGTTTATCTTTATGACTTGAGAAACATGAGCGAACCATTACACCATATGTCGGGCCATGAAGATGCAGTGACCAACTTAGAATTTTCAACCCATGTTGATGGTGTAGTTGTTTCCAGCGGGTCAGATAATAGGTTAATTATGTGGgatttgaaacaaattgGTGCAGAACAAACGCCTGATGACGCAGAAGATGGCGTTCCTGAATTGATCATGGTCCACGCAGGTCACAGAAGTTCAGTGAATGATTTTGATTTGAACCCTCAAATACCTTGGTTGGTAGCAAGtgctgaagaagagaatattttacAGGTTTGGAAATGTTCCCATAGTCTACCCATCGTGGGAGGTCTACCAAAGGTGAACAAAGATATAATAAGCTAA